TAAGACCAATCATAGATGGTTCACTCAAGATTTTAATATCTTGAGGAAGAGGAAAGAAGTTAGCAATTACCCTTAGATGGTATTTGTAATTATCAACTTGGTACTAGCGCGTAGTAGCAGATCAATACCTATGTCTTTAGGAGGATTTTAAGTAAATTTGACTAATAAATAGCTAAAAAAAGCATCGGATAGTAAAAAACTCAATATGGCTAAATGTAATGCGTTGTAACTCTTATTTTTTCGGGATAACATGAGAATACAATCTTCTTTAGCTTTGTACACCACATAAGGTGTCAGTTTTTCTATGGAAATACAATTAATTAATATCGGTTTCGGTAATATTGTTTCGGCTAACCGAGTGGTTGCCATTGTGAGTCCAGAATCTGCTCCTATCAAGCGGATCATTACCGATGCTAGGGACAAAAATCAGCTAATAGATGCGACTTATGGTCGCAGAACTAGAGCTGTAATTATCACCGATTCCAGTCACGTAATTTTGTCAGCGATTCAACCGGAAACGGTAGCGAATCGTTTCGTTATTTCCCGCGAGCATCAGAGTGTAGAAAACTAATTCGGGAGGGGAGTAAAACCCTACTCCTGTTTGCAGCATATCGGCAGTACCATGTGGATTAGACAAGTTTTCTGTCACTCGTGCTACACATTCATTAGTTAAGGTTTGCGTTAATAACGTAGACTAGATTAAATTACTAACTTACCTAATGAACGCTTGTTCTTGATTAATTCACAGGTTTACGGATGATGCAAGTTTTATCCATCCATCGTGCTACTACCACAGAATCACCGTTTTCAGGCAAATTGATTGTGCTTACCGGGCCTAGTGGGGTCGGTAAAGGTACTTTAATGCGATCGCTCCTCCAGCGTCATCCAGAACTGTATTACTCTGTCTCGGCGACAACTCGCGCTCCCCGTCCTGGGGAAGTCGATGGCAAAAACTATTATTTTATTAGCCGCAGCAAGTTTGAACAATTGGTTGCTCAAGGCGAATTTCTTGAATCGGCAGAATTTGCGGGTAATTATTATGGTACTCCCCGCGAAGCTGTGCTGAATCAAGTCCAGTCTGGCAAATTAGTTGTGCTAGAGATTGAACTAGAAGGGGCAAGACAAATCCGCGCTTCCTTCCCCCAAGCTCTGAGTATCTTTATTCTGCCGCCTTCCTTTGAAGAGTTGGAAAGACGGATTCGGGAGCGGGGACAGGATTCACAGGAAGCGATCGCCCGTCGTCTAAAACGCGCCAAGGAAGAGATTCAAGCTGCTGAAGAATTTGATATTCAAATCGTAAATGACGATTTTGAAGCTGCTGTTAATGCGATCGAAACAGCATTATTTGGATAATTAATATCCTGTTTAATCATACTCAAACATTTTTACACCAAACAATCTGAGGACACATAAAGAAGATGATCTTTTTCTTTTGTGTCCTTAAGTTTTTTGAATTAATCAATTTTGCTA
Above is a genomic segment from Nostoc sp. MS1 containing:
- the remA gene encoding extracellular matrix/biofilm regulator RemA, with product MEIQLINIGFGNIVSANRVVAIVSPESAPIKRIITDARDKNQLIDATYGRRTRAVIITDSSHVILSAIQPETVANRFVISREHQSVEN
- the gmk gene encoding guanylate kinase gives rise to the protein MMQVLSIHRATTTESPFSGKLIVLTGPSGVGKGTLMRSLLQRHPELYYSVSATTRAPRPGEVDGKNYYFISRSKFEQLVAQGEFLESAEFAGNYYGTPREAVLNQVQSGKLVVLEIELEGARQIRASFPQALSIFILPPSFEELERRIRERGQDSQEAIARRLKRAKEEIQAAEEFDIQIVNDDFEAAVNAIETALFG